The following are encoded together in the Rhinopithecus roxellana isolate Shanxi Qingling chromosome 5, ASM756505v1, whole genome shotgun sequence genome:
- the TMEM253 gene encoding transmembrane protein 253: MEDRAGQQEQERHSLRLEKLQHWARHRQSGHLLVLAVSQLWLAVVVVPLAVSVACLNSECHMATALPLGPGASGLLTGTVTLELRRAPRLWKVRAMMIFNTLNLILGFIVVVVEVMKTALGPAPTASSQHAGLLVLELSAEAFTLGGVLVSVHALFLLSQRKPGCCRSQSLHYQELQEGFSELEEVPGLENGPTVASTGANERAGQREQTRAALLPP, translated from the exons ATGGAAGATAGAGCTGGTCAGCAAGAGCAGGAGAGACACAGCCTCCGTCTGGAAAAGCTACAACATTGGGCGAGGCACAGGCAGAGTGGGCACCTCTTGGTGCTGGCG GTGAGTCAGCTATGGCTGGCAGTGGTTGTGGTGCCCCTTGCTGTCTCAGTCGCCTGCCTGAACTCTGAATGTCACATGGCCACAGCGCTGCCTCTTGGGCCTGGAGCCTCA GGTCTCCTCACTGGGACTGTCACCCTAGAGCTTCGCAGAGCACCCCGCCTCTGGAAG GTGCGGGCCATGATGATATTCAACACCCTCAACTTGATCTTGGGTTTCATCGTGGTGGTGGTCGAGGTGATGAAGACAGCCTTGGGGCCTGCCCCAACTGCCTCCTCCCAG CATGCTGGCTTGCTGGTGCTGGAGCTCAGTGCTGAGGCCTTCACCCTAGGGGGAGTGCTGGTCTCAGTGCACGCCCTATTCTTGCTGAGCCAGAGGAAACCGGGATGCTGCAGGAGCCAGAGTCTGCACTACCAGGAGCTGCAGGAG GGCTTCTCTGAGTTGGAAGAGGTTCCTGGTTTGGAGAATGGTCCCACGGTGGCCAGCACAGGAGCAAATGAGAGGGCGGGACAGCGGGAACAGACACGTGCTGCTCTCCTTCCACCCTGA